CCGGAGACGACGCTGCACGGCTGCAGTACCAGGCGGAAAGCGGCCCCGGGCGGAAGCATCCGCCGGGGCCGCCATTTTCTCGGTTCCCGCCGCTCAGTACTGGCAGCAGCCCAACCGGTGATCGCTGGGGAGCGTAACCGGAATCTCCAGATCCAGCACCAGCGGTGGCGCGGCTTCGAAAGTCTCCACGCGAATCGCGTCCAGGTCCAGCTTCAGCTTTGCCATCAGAGACTCCACGTGTTCTTGGTGGATCGATATCAGCCCCGCGGAGAGCGCGGCCACCGGGTGCCAATCGCCCCCGGTGCCGCTCCCTGAACGCACCCCGCGTTCCACCGGGCTAAGCCCCTCACGTCCGCGTTCCATCCGCTTGCAGGGAAACGGCCTGGCCGCCATCGGAACACATTGCCGAAGCCACCGGGCTGGGGCGCGCCCTCCACACGTCTGTGGCGAACACGCCCCTGCGTGACGCCCGCGCCGCGCGAATGCACGCCAGAAGATCGCCCGCCCCCGCCGCCAGCACCGGCCCGCGCGGCGACCTCGTGATCTCCCGTCGTCCACCAACCGCGCCCCGTCCCGATCCCGCCCGCGCGGAACCCTGCGTTCGACGCAACGAAGTACACGGAGTGAACGCCGATGTAAAGAGCGTCCGTTCCGGAGACCGATCCCGTCCGCTTGCACCGGCTGCAACTCGTTGCCATCTTTCGCCGTACCCAAACCCGCCCTGCGGCCGAGCGCCGCGTCTCCCCGTGAGATGAAACCGTCACACCCCAAGGCGCCCGCCCCGGGCGCGCCGGAGTAACGCAACCGAGATGGCCGTTCGCGAAGGACGCTGGGACTGCCCGAGCTGTGGTGCCGTGGGGCAGTTCGGCCGGGACGTCAACTGCACCGGGTGCGGGAGCCCCCGGCCGAAGGGGATCCGCTTCTACCTCCCCGAGGACGCGCCCGAGGTCACCGACGCCGCCCGGCTGGAGCAGGCGCGCGCCGGGGCCGACTGGGTGTGCGAGCACTGCGGCGCCAGCGCCCGCGCCACGGACGACGACTGCCCCGGCTGCGGCGCGCCGCGCGGGAGCAGCCCCACGCAGGTGACGCGGCGGTACGGCGGCGGCGAGGTGCCGCGCGGGGGAGGGGCCGCGCCGATCCAGGCGGCCGCCGCCCTGCCGCCGCGCCCCAAGAAGTCGCGCGGCGGGCGGACGCTGGCCGGCGCGCTGGCGGTGCTGGTGGGCTTCTGCGCGTGGACCAACCGCACGCGCAACGTGGAGGCGGTGGTCGCGGCCAAGGAGTGGCAGCGCGAGGTGCAGGTGGAGGAGCACCGCACCGTCACCGAGTCCGACTGGTCGCTGCCCTCGGGCGGCTCGCTGGTGCGCTCGTACCGCGACGTGCGCGACTGGCGGCAGGTGATCGACCACTACGAGACGCGCACGCGCCAGGTCTCCGAGCGGGTGCAGACCGGCACCGAGCAGAAGGTCTGTGGGCAGCGCGACAACGGGAACGGCTACTTCGAGGACGTCTACTGCAACGAGCCGGTCTACGAGACGCGCTACCGCACCGAGGAGTACCAGGAGCCGGTCTACCGCCGCGAGCCGATCTACGCGACGAAGTACGAGTACCGCATCAAGCGCTGGGTCCCCGACACCCTCCTGGCCGCGCGCGGCGCCGCCGACCCGCCGCGCTGGCCCGCGATGCGCCTGGACGACGACCAGCGCGAGGGCGAGAAGAAGCAGCGCTACGTGCTCACCTTCCGCGACGGCGACGACACCTACACCGCCGAGGTGCCGCTCGAAGCCTTCGCCGAGCACGACGTGGGCGAGCGCGTGCGGCTGCTGGTGAAGGGGAAGACGGTCCAGCTCGACACCGCGCAGGCGCGCTCGGACTGACGCGGCCGCGGAGGAAGCGAGAAACGCCGGAGGCGCTCCGCAGCGGGGCGCCTCCGGCGTTTTCATGTCGAATCCGATCAAAGATCATTTCTCACGCAGAGTCAGCAGAGTTAGCAGAGTTAGCAGAGGAAACACCTCTGTTGACTCTGCTGACTCTGCGTGAGGCCCCGCTGTTTTTCCGGATTTGGTAATCAGTCGGTTGACGGTCAGCGGGCGGGCGGGCCGAGGGCGGCGAGGGCGGCGGGGAGCGCGAGCCGCGCCCACTCCTCGTACGCCCTGCCGGAAGGGTGCAGGCGGTCGGCGACCAAGTACGCCGGGTCGCCGCCGGCGGCGCGGGAGCGCGGCGTCACGTCCACCCAGCGCGCGCCGCGGGACGCCGTCTCTTTGCGCGCCGCGGCGTTGAACGCGTCGATCCCGGCGGCGATCTGCGCGCGGTCGCGCCCGGCGGCGAACGGCGTCACCCCCCAGTCGGGGATGGAGAGGACCACCACGCGCCCCGGCTCGCCGCCCGCGAAGGCGACGGCGCGCTCCAGCAGGTCGCGGAACTGCGCGCGGTACTCGTCCACGCCGCGCCCGCGGTACTGGTTGTTGACGCCGATCAGCAGCGTCACCAGCGCGTAGGGGCCCCGGGGCCGGGCGCGGTCGATGGCGTCCGCCAGCTCGTCGGTGGTCCACCCGGTGCGCGCGACGATCTCCGGGTCCGCCACCTCCACGCCGCGCCCGCGCAGGAGCGCCGCCAGCCGCGCGGGCCAGCGCTCGCCCTCCGCCACGCCCTCGCCGATGGTGTAGGAGTCGCCCAGCGCCAGAAACCGCATCGCCCCTCCCCTCTCCCCGTCCGTTCCCGCCTTCCCCGCCCCGCCCGCGCACGACACCGCGAGCAGCGTCGCCAGCGCGGCGAGCGTGCGCCATCGGATACGCAGGCGGGCGGCGGCGCGCAAGAGCCCGGAGCGATGGACGGTCACCGCTTCCCGCGCGCCTTCGCCGTGTCCGCGGGATAGAACCAGACGCGGCTCCCGTTCGGGAAGCGGACGAAAGCCGTGCTGTCGGCGGACGGGGCTCCCGCCATCGAGCCGCGCTGGGCGAGCGGCGGGCAGGGCGACGGCTTCACGGGGCCGGCGTTCATCCCCCGGTCGCCGCTGGAGTCCACCGGGACGACGGGCATGAAGGGGACGCTCCGCGGACAGGCGACCGGCATCCCCTCGCTCATCACCACCCCCACCGTGGCGGCCTCCAGCAGCTCGACACGCCCGCTCTTCAGCAGCTCGTCCAGGGCCGCGTCCCCCGGCTGCATCACGACCGGAGCCGGGTCCTCCGGAGCCGGGGCGGGGCTCTGCCGGGCGGGCGCGCACGCCGGGACCGCCAGCGCCAGCGCGACGCCGATCCGCGCCGGACCACGCATCTTCGTCATCGATACCTCCGGAGGGCGAATGGGGGATGCATCGAACGGCCCGCTTCAGAACACCCGATAGATCCCGGGCCGCTCCGAAAGGTTGTTTCGGAATGTATTCGGGTTTATCTTTCGTGCATGGAGTGGACGCACACGTACGACGACGAGGGCGTGGTCCCGGACGCGCCCGCGCAGCCGCTGGTGAAGATCCGCGGGCGCGGGGCGGCGTGGAACCCGCCGAACCGGTTCGAGCCGATCGAGGTGCTGCCGGACCTCGACGAGCTCGACCGCGAGTACGACGAGGCGGCGCCGGGGCCGCGCACGGTGTTCCTGCGCGACACGTCGAAGAGCGTCATCGCGCGCAACGACAGCCCCGACGTGCCGTTCGACACCAGCGTGAACCCGTACCGCGGCTGCGAGCACGGGTGCATCTACTGCTTCGCGCGGCCCACGCACGAGTACCTCGGCTTCTCGTCGGGGCTCGACTTCGAGACGCGTATCCTGGTGAAGGAGGACGCGCCCGCGCTGCTGCGCCGCGAGCTGGCCAGCCCGCGCTGGACGCCGCAGACCATCGCCATCAGCGGCGTCACCGACTGCTACCAGCCGGTCGAGCGGAAGCTCGGGCTCACGCGCGGCTGCCTGGAGGTGCTGGCCGAGTTCCGCAACCCGGTGGGGATCGTCACCAAGAACCACCTGGTCACCCGCGACGCCGACCTGCTGGGAGAGCTGGCGTCGTTCGGCGCGGCCCACGTCAACGTGTCGATCACCACGCTGGACGAAAAGCTGCAGCGGGTGATGGAGCCGCGCACGTCGACCCCGAAGCGGCGGCTGCAGGCGATCGAGACGCTGGCGAAGGCCGGCGTCCCCGTGCGCGTCCTGGTCGCGCCGGTGGTCCCCGGGCTCACCGACCACGAGGTGCCGGCGATCCTCAAGGCCTCGGCCGAGGCGGGGGCGCGCGGCGCGGGGTACATCCCGCTCAGGCTGCCGTACGCCATCAAGGACCTGTTCGAGCGCTGGCTGGAGACGCACTTCCCCGAGCGCAAGGACAAGGTGCTCAACCGCATCCGCGCCATCCGCGGCGGGAAGCTGTACGACTCCACCTGGGAGAAGCGGATGCGCGGCGATGGCGTCTTCGCGGAGCAGATGCGCGTCCTCTTCGAGGCCGCCTGCCGCAAGACAGGGCTCGACCGCGACCTCCCCCCGCTCTCCACTGCCGCCTTCCGCCGGCCTCACGACGCGCGGGGGCAGCTCGGGCTCTTCGACGCCGCCTGATGCGCGTCGCCGGCCGGGAGACGTCGCGCCGCAAGGTCATTTCCGGCATGAGTTTGCCCGCGCCCGCTCGCGACGGGCCACGAGACGAACGAGAATGCCGTGATCGGCGACGAGAGTCTTGCGCAGCGCGCTTCGGGTCCTTACGTTCGCGGGAGTAAAGTGGACGAAGTGCACGTTCCCTTCCCTCCCTTTCTCCCGATCCCATGACGACCATCGAGGAAGCGGTGCCCGGGACCACGCTCCCGCCGGCCGGCGCGGCCGACCTGCACGCGGTGCTGCACCAGCGCTTCGGGCTCCAGGAGTTCCGGCCCGGGCAGGAGACGGTGATCCGGGCGCTCCTGGAGCGCGGCGGCGCGCTGGCGGTGTTCCCCACGGGCGGCGGCAAGTCGCTCTGCTACCAGCTCCCCGCGCTGCTGCTGGACGGGGTGACGCTCGTCGTCTCGCCGCTCATCGCGCTGATGAAGGACCAGATCGACGCGCTGGGTGCGCTGGGGATCGACGCGGCGCGGCTGGACAGCTCGCTCACGGCCGACGAGGCGCGCGCCGTCGAGAAGCGCCTGCTGGCGGGGACGCTCCGGCTGCTGTACGCGGCGCCGGAGCGCTTCAACAACGAGCGCTTCCTGGAGCTGCTCGGGCGGGTGCGCATCGCGCTGTTCGCGGTGGACGAGGCGCACTGCATCTCGGAGTGGGGCCACAACTTCCGCCCCGACTACCTGAAGCTGGCCGACACGGCGCGCGCGCTGGGCGCCGAGCGCGTGCTGGCGCTCACCGCCACGGCCACGCCGCAGGTGGTGGAGGACGTCTGCGCCAGCTTCGGCATCGCCCGCGAGTGCGCGGTGGTGACGGGCTTCCACCGCCCCAACCTCTTCCTCTCCGTCCGCCCCACGCCGCCTGCCGAGCGCGACCGCGCCTTGGTGGAGGCGGTCCGCTCGCGGCCGGCCGGATCGGGGATCGTCTACGTGACGCTGCAGAAGACGGCGGAGCGGGTGGCGCGGCTCCTGGCGGACGCGGGCGTCGAGGCGCGCCCCTACCACGCGGGGCTGGGCGACGAGGTGCGCGCGCAGGTGCAGGAGTGGTGGAAGGCGTCGGACCGGGCGTTCGTGGTGGCCACGATCGCGTTCGGCATGGGGATCGACAAGGCGGACGTGCGCTACGTCTACCACTACAACCTCCCTAAGGGCCTGGAGAGCTACAGCCAGGAGATCGGCCGCGCCGGGCGCGACGGGCTGCCATCCACGGTGGAGCTGCTGGGCGGGCTGGACGATGTGGCCACGCTGGAGAACTTCGCCTGGGGCGACACGCCGACCGAGGCGAGCGTGCGCGGCCTGGTGGACGAGCTGCTCGCGGCGGGGCCGGCGTTCGACGTGAGCGTCTACGACCTCTCCAGCCGCCACGACATCCGGCAGCTGGTGGTGAAGACGGCGCTCACCTACCTCGAGCTGCTGGGCGTGCTGCGGCAGGGGACGCCGTTCTACGCGGGGTACCGGGTGCGGCTGCGCATCGCCGAGGCGGAGCTGTTCGAGAAGTTCGCCGGCGAGCGCAGGAGCTTCGTGGAAGGGATCTTCCGCGCGGCGCGCTCCGGGAGGCAGTGGTACACGCTCTCGCCGGAGGACGTGGCGGCGAAGCTCGGCGCGGAGCGCGGCCGCGTGGTGCGCGCGGTGGAGTACCTGGGCGAGCAGGGGTGGGCCGACGTGGAGGTGAGCGACGCGCGCCAGCGCTTCACGCGCATCGCGGCGCGGCCGGACGCGGACGCGCTGGTGGCGGAACTGGTGGAGCGCTTCGCCCGGCGCGAGCGCTCGGAGATCGGGCGGGTGCAGGCGGTGGTGGACCTGGCGGGGCGGGAGGGGTGCATCACCAACGGGCTGCTGGCGCACTTCGGCGAGGTGAGCGAGGTGCCGTGCGGCCACTGCACCTTCTGCGACACGGGCGTGCCGGCCGCCTTCCCCGCCCCGCCGGCTTTGCCGCCGATCGACGCGCCGATGCGGCCGCACGCCGCCGCCTTCCGCGCGCTGGCGGAGCAGCACCCGGAGGCGCTCGCTCACCCGCGGCAGCAGGCGCGCTTCCTCTGCGGGCTCACCAGCCCGGCGGTGTCGCGGGCGCGGCTGGGGCGGCACCCGCTCTTCGGGGCGCTGGAGGACCGGCGCTTCGCGGAGGTGCTGGCCTGGTGCGAGGGAGCGGAGTGACAACGACGACCACAAGCCTCACGCAGAGTCAGCAGAGTCAGCAGAGTCAGCAGAGAACTCACCGCTTGCAGCGATTTCCTCTGCTACCTCTGCTTCCTCTGCGTGAGAAAGCAGTTGGTTCGACTGGACATCGTAGCGACGCGAGCACGGGCGAGGCCGGGACAGGCCTCGCCCGTTCGTGCTCGCTCCGACCGCGATTACCGCGGCTGGCCGGCGCCGGCGGCTCCGGCGGACTGGATGACGCCGCAGGCGATGCGGGCGCCGGAGTTGCCCGAGGGGTCGGTGCGGTTGTCGTCGGCCTTCTCGTGGACGACGATGGCCGCGCCGTCGGCGTCGAGCAGGCCGCCGGCGCCGCTCAGCCGGCCGGCCGGAGTGGTGCCGGCCACGTCGGCGATCCCGTCGCCCGTGGCGGTGAGGCTGGGCAGGTCGCCGGCGTGCGGGCCCTGCGGGTTCTGGGTGCCGTGCTGGCGGCTGGTGGGGTTCCAGTGCGGCCCGGCGGACTCGAACGGCGGGTCGCAGCGGCCCACGGCGTGGAGGTGGATGCCGTGCTGGCCCTCCGGGAGGCCCGAGAGACGGCCTTCCACCACGATCCCCTGCCCCCTCTGCCGGAGCGCGAGCGTGCCCAGCTCCTGGCCCTGCGCGTCGCGCAGGGTGGCGGAGGCACGGCCGGCGGTGTCGGCGTCGGTGTCGATGGTGTCCGTGACGGTTTCGTCGACGGGAGTGATGGCGGCGGCGGCGCTGTCGAACTCGGCCGATGCCGCGGTCTCCCTGTCGGTGATGGGCTCCTCTTCGTCGCCGCAGGCGGCCAGCCAGGCGCAGACGGCCAGCGGCAGGATCAGGGCATAGGCTCGGCGCATCACGATCCTCCTCGTTCCGGTCCAGTCCTCTCCCGGCATCCCGGCGTCGTCCGGCCCGGGACTCGGCGGACGACGGGTGATCGGGGCCGGTGCGCAGGTGGGGGATGCCAGGATCGTACCGGGGGCGGCTCCAGTTGCCCAGAGGCACTGAAGTCGCGCCAACAACGGCAGAAAGCCTCGCAACCCCGCGAGGCTGCAACCCCTTTTCACCCGAACGCCATGACTGCATGAGGGATGCGCGCCCGGAGGGCCGGGACACGGGCGCGCCGGGGGTTTGGCGCGACCGGGGCCCGGCGCGGTTGGGCACAGTCGTATCGTGCCCTACCGCGCGCGCAGCCCGGCCCGGAGCGCAGCGGAGGGACATGCCCGGAACGGCAGTGCGAAAGTGCTAAGTGCGAGAGTGCGAAAGTGATGGAAGCGGCGGTTACTTTCGCACTTTCGCACTTTCGCACTCACGCACTGATTTTCACCGCCCGAGCCAGTAGCTGGCCTTGATGACGAAGACGTTGTCGGGGTGCTGGCGGAAGAC
This window of the Longimicrobium sp. genome carries:
- a CDS encoding Ran-binding zinc finger domain-containing protein, translating into MAVREGRWDCPSCGAVGQFGRDVNCTGCGSPRPKGIRFYLPEDAPEVTDAARLEQARAGADWVCEHCGASARATDDDCPGCGAPRGSSPTQVTRRYGGGEVPRGGGAAPIQAAAALPPRPKKSRGGRTLAGALAVLVGFCAWTNRTRNVEAVVAAKEWQREVQVEEHRTVTESDWSLPSGGSLVRSYRDVRDWRQVIDHYETRTRQVSERVQTGTEQKVCGQRDNGNGYFEDVYCNEPVYETRYRTEEYQEPVYRREPIYATKYEYRIKRWVPDTLLAARGAADPPRWPAMRLDDDQREGEKKQRYVLTFRDGDDTYTAEVPLEAFAEHDVGERVRLLVKGKTVQLDTAQARSD
- a CDS encoding SGNH/GDSL hydrolase family protein produces the protein MTVHRSGLLRAAARLRIRWRTLAALATLLAVSCAGGAGKAGTDGERGGAMRFLALGDSYTIGEGVAEGERWPARLAALLRGRGVEVADPEIVARTGWTTDELADAIDRARPRGPYALVTLLIGVNNQYRGRGVDEYRAQFRDLLERAVAFAGGEPGRVVVLSIPDWGVTPFAAGRDRAQIAAGIDAFNAAARKETASRGARWVDVTPRSRAAGGDPAYLVADRLHPSGRAYEEWARLALPAALAALGPPAR
- a CDS encoding PA0069 family radical SAM protein, yielding MEWTHTYDDEGVVPDAPAQPLVKIRGRGAAWNPPNRFEPIEVLPDLDELDREYDEAAPGPRTVFLRDTSKSVIARNDSPDVPFDTSVNPYRGCEHGCIYCFARPTHEYLGFSSGLDFETRILVKEDAPALLRRELASPRWTPQTIAISGVTDCYQPVERKLGLTRGCLEVLAEFRNPVGIVTKNHLVTRDADLLGELASFGAAHVNVSITTLDEKLQRVMEPRTSTPKRRLQAIETLAKAGVPVRVLVAPVVPGLTDHEVPAILKASAEAGARGAGYIPLRLPYAIKDLFERWLETHFPERKDKVLNRIRAIRGGKLYDSTWEKRMRGDGVFAEQMRVLFEAACRKTGLDRDLPPLSTAAFRRPHDARGQLGLFDAA
- a CDS encoding ATP-dependent DNA helicase RecQ; the protein is MTTIEEAVPGTTLPPAGAADLHAVLHQRFGLQEFRPGQETVIRALLERGGALAVFPTGGGKSLCYQLPALLLDGVTLVVSPLIALMKDQIDALGALGIDAARLDSSLTADEARAVEKRLLAGTLRLLYAAPERFNNERFLELLGRVRIALFAVDEAHCISEWGHNFRPDYLKLADTARALGAERVLALTATATPQVVEDVCASFGIARECAVVTGFHRPNLFLSVRPTPPAERDRALVEAVRSRPAGSGIVYVTLQKTAERVARLLADAGVEARPYHAGLGDEVRAQVQEWWKASDRAFVVATIAFGMGIDKADVRYVYHYNLPKGLESYSQEIGRAGRDGLPSTVELLGGLDDVATLENFAWGDTPTEASVRGLVDELLAAGPAFDVSVYDLSSRHDIRQLVVKTALTYLELLGVLRQGTPFYAGYRVRLRIAEAELFEKFAGERRSFVEGIFRAARSGRQWYTLSPEDVAAKLGAERGRVVRAVEYLGEQGWADVEVSDARQRFTRIAARPDADALVAELVERFARRERSEIGRVQAVVDLAGREGCITNGLLAHFGEVSEVPCGHCTFCDTGVPAAFPAPPALPPIDAPMRPHAAAFRALAEQHPEALAHPRQQARFLCGLTSPAVSRARLGRHPLFGALEDRRFAEVLAWCEGAE
- a CDS encoding superoxide dismutase family protein; protein product: MRRAYALILPLAVCAWLAACGDEEEPITDRETAASAEFDSAAAAITPVDETVTDTIDTDADTAGRASATLRDAQGQELGTLALRQRGQGIVVEGRLSGLPEGQHGIHLHAVGRCDPPFESAGPHWNPTSRQHGTQNPQGPHAGDLPSLTATGDGIADVAGTTPAGRLSGAGGLLDADGAAIVVHEKADDNRTDPSGNSGARIACGVIQSAGAAGAGQPR